From the genome of Methylomonas sp. UP202, one region includes:
- a CDS encoding PIG-L family deacetylase: MRQSNRVWHLMFFWLSVAVALPAAAAPEQALDVGRGERLLILAPHPDDESLSAAGLAQRVFANGGSVRSVVVTSGDAYVDAVVQQTGKRKPSAADFLAFGERRLDESRRAAQVLGKGFLHLDLLGFSDGSIYSALVSHWRRNQPMRSDFTGFDHVPYSEAVDRGYAQDGQDLLSELVAILRETRPTMIAFPDVMENDSDHAGLGMFTLLAVRDWLAREPSQNIHPKMLAYLIHWRPGWPTGSNWGIAQDWSGQPMQLPDDLPLRGHHRVCLNLMPAEVATKRQAMAEYQTQQLIMGDFLASFVRSSECFTQLQTGDTQRIENVVEHWRHVRKAFDSHPLTRRKI, from the coding sequence ATGCGGCAGTCTAATCGTGTTTGGCATCTTATGTTTTTTTGGCTTTCCGTTGCGGTGGCATTACCGGCCGCCGCCGCGCCGGAGCAAGCGCTGGACGTGGGCAGGGGGGAGCGCCTGCTCATATTGGCGCCGCATCCCGACGATGAAAGCTTGAGCGCCGCGGGTCTGGCGCAACGAGTATTCGCCAACGGCGGCAGTGTCCGTAGCGTCGTCGTGACATCGGGTGACGCCTACGTCGATGCCGTGGTTCAGCAAACCGGCAAGCGCAAGCCGTCCGCGGCCGATTTTCTGGCGTTCGGCGAACGTCGCCTGGACGAATCGCGGCGCGCGGCCCAAGTGTTGGGCAAGGGGTTTTTGCATCTGGACTTGTTGGGCTTCTCGGACGGCAGCATCTACTCGGCACTGGTGTCGCATTGGCGGCGCAACCAGCCGATGCGCTCGGACTTCACCGGCTTCGACCATGTGCCTTACAGCGAAGCGGTCGATAGAGGCTACGCGCAAGACGGCCAGGACTTACTCAGCGAACTGGTGGCGATCTTGCGCGAGACCCGTCCGACCATGATAGCCTTCCCGGACGTGATGGAAAACGACTCGGATCACGCCGGTTTGGGTATGTTCACGTTGCTGGCCGTGCGCGACTGGCTGGCGCGCGAACCCTCGCAAAACATTCATCCGAAAATGCTGGCCTACTTGATCCATTGGCGCCCCGGATGGCCGACCGGCTCGAATTGGGGGATCGCTCAGGACTGGAGCGGGCAACCCATGCAACTGCCCGACGATTTACCGCTGCGCGGACATCACCGGGTGTGTTTGAATTTGATGCCCGCCGAAGTGGCGACCAAGCGTCAAGCCATGGCGGAATATCAAACTCAGCAATTGATCATGGGCGACTTCCTGGCGTCCTTTGTGCGCAGCAGCGAGTGTTTCACCCAGCTGCAAACCGGCGATACCCAACGGATAGAAAATGTCGTCGAACATTGGCGCCATGTCCGCAAAGCCTTCGATAGTCACCCGCTGACTCGGCGAAAAATCTAG
- a CDS encoding PKD domain-containing protein: protein MSQSYPPAGTGSLLKETLYFSNQDDAAKALVGYNYVLTLLSNGRVQAIVTGLNGSGLENPLSVVKANSQKSLANIGDLPSSDETESPFPQISLKEKLNGQAAVDALGDNLALVAKAYGMSAERLENILKSDQTAWIDQGGRLLYIESDIQPDPKQGAGETATADSADAATAEGSGSTYAAIAASTTDPFTLHSKPDSNRVIYLDFNGHQAINTTWYNGTLTAQAYDTDGNPNGFSTTELNNIREIWQRVAEDYAPFDVDVTTQEPAADAMQRLTSSDTQYGTRAVITRSMPELCGQVCGGVAYVNVFSSYSSTSPNRYQPAWAFFDKLGNGNPKYVAEAVSHEVGHNLSLYHDGTASVGYYSGHGSGATGWAPLMGVGYYKPVSQWSKGEYPGANNAQDDLAVISAAGAPIRVDDFPDSMASAAPLSGDPTSVVQTGIIERNTDLDVFTFYTDGGDVQFNAASGSVAGNLDIALKLFDASGKSVSEVNPVDSLSASLSATLNAGQYFLQIDGVGKGDLTTGYSDYASLGQYQITGSYPKNVVKLIPPTAVISALPTASDAPSKVTFNGTGSSDPDGTIVGYDWNYGDGSTNGSTASVDHTYGTPGNYTATLTVTDNVGLKNSATQSINVAQAPVNVSMKVSNTAIIRRLLTGGKSECLAKVTVKYGEATLANATVNGSWSCSAKTSTGNISKTWAKSAVTGSTGIASISSSSLPTSSSGTCAYTVSNVVKNGYTYDGSGQVAASFTW from the coding sequence GTGAGCCAGTCGTATCCGCCCGCCGGTACCGGTAGTCTCTTGAAAGAGACACTGTATTTTTCCAATCAGGACGATGCGGCTAAAGCTTTGGTCGGCTACAACTATGTCTTGACTTTGCTTTCGAATGGCCGAGTACAGGCCATCGTCACCGGTTTGAACGGTTCCGGTCTCGAAAATCCGTTGAGCGTGGTTAAGGCGAACTCGCAAAAATCGTTGGCCAACATTGGCGATTTGCCGTCGTCGGACGAAACCGAATCGCCGTTTCCGCAAATCTCGTTGAAGGAGAAGCTCAACGGCCAGGCCGCCGTCGACGCCCTAGGTGACAATCTGGCCTTGGTGGCCAAGGCCTATGGGATGTCCGCCGAACGCTTGGAGAATATTTTAAAAAGCGACCAGACCGCTTGGATCGATCAAGGCGGCCGCTTGCTATACATAGAGTCGGATATCCAGCCCGACCCCAAGCAGGGTGCCGGCGAGACCGCGACCGCCGATAGCGCCGACGCGGCGACGGCGGAGGGAAGCGGCAGTACTTACGCCGCGATCGCCGCCTCGACGACCGATCCGTTCACGCTGCACAGCAAACCCGATTCCAATCGCGTCATTTACCTGGATTTCAACGGTCATCAGGCCATCAACACCACTTGGTACAACGGTACGTTGACTGCTCAGGCCTACGATACGGATGGCAATCCCAACGGATTCAGCACCACGGAGTTGAACAACATCCGCGAAATCTGGCAACGCGTGGCGGAAGACTACGCGCCGTTCGACGTGGATGTGACGACGCAAGAGCCGGCGGCGGATGCGATGCAACGCCTTACCAGTAGCGACACTCAATACGGCACCCGCGCGGTCATCACTCGATCGATGCCGGAACTTTGCGGCCAGGTCTGCGGTGGCGTTGCTTATGTCAACGTCTTTTCGTCTTATTCGTCCACTTCGCCCAACCGCTATCAACCGGCTTGGGCTTTCTTCGATAAATTGGGTAACGGCAACCCCAAATATGTGGCCGAGGCGGTATCTCACGAAGTTGGCCACAATCTGAGTCTCTACCACGACGGCACCGCCAGTGTCGGTTACTATTCGGGGCACGGCAGCGGCGCCACCGGTTGGGCGCCGCTGATGGGGGTCGGTTATTACAAACCCGTTTCGCAATGGAGTAAGGGCGAATACCCTGGGGCCAATAACGCTCAGGACGACCTTGCGGTCATTAGTGCGGCGGGTGCTCCGATCCGAGTCGACGATTTTCCGGACAGCATGGCCTCGGCCGCACCTTTGTCGGGCGATCCCACCTCGGTGGTTCAAACCGGCATTATCGAACGCAATACCGACCTGGACGTCTTCACTTTTTACACCGATGGCGGCGACGTTCAGTTCAATGCGGCCTCGGGTTCGGTGGCCGGTAATTTGGATATTGCTCTGAAATTGTTCGATGCTTCCGGTAAGTCGGTCAGCGAGGTAAATCCGGTCGATAGTCTGTCGGCGTCGCTGAGCGCTACCTTGAACGCGGGTCAATATTTCCTGCAAATCGATGGCGTCGGTAAAGGCGACTTGACGACCGGCTATTCGGATTACGCTAGCCTTGGCCAGTACCAGATTACCGGTAGTTATCCGAAAAACGTCGTGAAACTGATCCCGCCGACGGCCGTCATTTCAGCATTACCGACCGCGAGCGATGCGCCGTCCAAGGTAACATTCAATGGTACGGGCTCTAGCGACCCGGACGGCACCATCGTCGGTTATGATTGGAATTACGGCGACGGAAGTACGAATGGCAGTACCGCCAGTGTCGATCATACCTACGGAACTCCGGGCAACTATACTGCCACGCTGACGGTGACCGATAACGTCGGCTTGAAAAACAGCGCCACGCAATCGATCAATGTCGCTCAGGCGCCGGTAAACGTCAGCATGAAAGTCTCGAACACCGCGATAATCCGCAGATTGTTGACGGGCGGCAAATCGGAGTGTTTGGCCAAAGTGACCGTTAAGTATGGCGAAGCTACATTGGCTAACGCCACGGTGAACGGCTCGTGGAGTTGTTCGGCGAAAACCAGTACCGGTAACATTTCCAAAACCTGGGCTAAATCCGCCGTGACCGGTTCCACCGGTATCGCCAGTATCAGCAGTTCCAGCCTGCCCACCAGCAGCTCCGGAACCTGTGCCTACACCGTTAGCAACGTCGTCAAAAACGGTTATACCTACGACGGCAGCGGCCAGGTGGCGGCGAGTTTTACTTGGTAA
- the corA gene encoding magnesium/cobalt transporter CorA — translation MAESIDSSMIMKCVAYHNGVSVGEVSIPDISEVIRQDQTFVWLGLRETNSALLAELQQEFGLHDLAIEDACAAHQRPKIEEYADSLFIVLHTARLVDDKVEFGETHLFMGAKFLVTVRHGSSLSHAKVRGRCEAMPQQLAKGPGFALYSIMDFIVDNYVPVIDGLQQRFEVLESAIFEQRPSRQTMEGLYELKRELLMLEAAITPVIDICNELMRFHNGLIPKDVRFYFRDIADHIKRIDRSIQGMREMLIAAMQVHLTFETVRQNEVVKGLAGWGAILAIPTMVFSWYGMNFRHMPELEWTFSYPLVLGGVALSSLLLYWRLKRSGWL, via the coding sequence TTGGCCGAATCCATCGATAGCAGCATGATTATGAAATGCGTGGCCTACCACAACGGCGTCAGCGTCGGCGAGGTGTCGATTCCGGACATTAGCGAAGTGATCCGGCAGGATCAGACCTTCGTGTGGTTGGGCTTGCGCGAAACCAATTCGGCCTTGTTGGCCGAGTTGCAACAAGAGTTCGGTTTGCACGATTTGGCAATCGAAGATGCCTGCGCCGCTCACCAACGACCGAAAATCGAGGAATACGCCGATTCGTTGTTCATCGTGCTGCATACGGCCAGACTGGTCGACGACAAAGTGGAATTCGGCGAAACCCACTTGTTCATGGGGGCGAAATTTCTGGTGACGGTGCGGCACGGTTCGTCGCTGAGTCACGCCAAGGTGCGCGGGCGTTGCGAGGCGATGCCGCAGCAATTGGCGAAGGGACCGGGGTTTGCGCTGTATTCGATCATGGATTTTATCGTCGATAACTATGTCCCGGTGATCGACGGCTTGCAACAGCGCTTCGAGGTACTGGAGTCGGCGATTTTCGAGCAACGGCCCAGTCGGCAGACCATGGAAGGCTTGTACGAACTAAAGCGCGAGCTGTTGATGCTGGAAGCGGCGATCACGCCGGTGATCGACATCTGCAACGAATTGATGCGCTTTCATAACGGCTTGATACCGAAGGACGTGCGGTTTTATTTTCGCGACATCGCCGACCATATCAAGCGCATAGACCGATCGATTCAAGGCATGCGCGAGATGCTGATCGCAGCGATGCAGGTTCACCTGACCTTCGAAACCGTGCGCCAGAACGAAGTGGTCAAAGGTCTGGCCGGTTGGGGGGCGATTCTGGCGATCCCGACGATGGTGTTCAGTTGGTACGGTATGAACTTCCGCCACATGCCGGAGCTGGAGTGGACCTTTAGTTACCCGTTGGTGCTGGGCGGCGTGGCCTTGAGTAGCTTGCTGCTGTATTGGCGCTTGAAGCGGTCCGGCTGGTTGTGA
- a CDS encoding cation-transporting P-type ATPase, with product MKIHHLTPEEALDSLGSGPNGLADTTIEGRLREFGFNRLEETRKKSQWLLFAGEFLHFFALILWLAAGLAFFAESQQPGEGMATLGYAILGVIAINGCFSFWQRVQAEQAIAALRKLLPNQVKVVRDGALCRILADELVPGDVLVLQEGDNVPADCRLLEAFNLRVNNSTITGESLPKGRDALPSAAEDLAQSRNILLAGTSVVAGEAKAVVFATGMHTEFGKIAHTLKTTIKGQSPLQRQIARLSRFVALLALLLGAAFFLIGQAIGLSFWENFMFAIGIIVANVPEGLLPTVTLALAMATQRMAKRNALIRNLPSVETLGSTTVICTDKTGTLTQNRMAVKQLFLDNRHCRPDELGRDSLRHHAEFLACAALCHDLKRVEGQHLLGDPMEVALVNLAHDQGMRVAYPKIGEVPFDTDRKRMSTLHDTPAGKRLYCKGALEMVLPLCSQIAVADQILPLDDAGRRTLQDALQTMADQGLRVLALAHRPLTDSAGADPEAAMIFSGLVGLEDPPRPEVADAITQCRIAGIKVIMVTGDHPHTAVAIARQIGLVQSDHPKVITGDRLKKLTPSQLQLALDAPEIVFARVGADQKMHIVEALQRKRQVVAVTGDGVNDAPALKKADIGIAMGLAGTDVAKEAADMILLDDNFASIVAAIEEGRAVFDNIRKFLTYILTSNVPEVIPYLAFVLFKIPLPLTILQILAVDLGTDMLPALGLGVEKPDAAAMRKPPRSSQESLIDWRLLARAYGFLGLLEAAAAMAAFFFVLNAAGWDYGASLPRHDPLYLRATTACLTAIIVMQIANVFLCKQRQRGLLATPLLDNRLILAGVGAEIALILAIVYTPWGNLLFGTAPLGHEVWLFTLPFALGLLICEELRKWLVRRFAPFPRHVKSPVLRRSRRC from the coding sequence ATGAAAATTCACCACCTAACGCCCGAGGAAGCCCTCGACAGTCTCGGTTCGGGCCCCAACGGCCTGGCCGATACGACAATTGAAGGCCGCTTGCGCGAGTTTGGTTTCAACCGTCTCGAAGAAACCCGAAAAAAATCGCAGTGGCTGTTGTTTGCAGGGGAGTTTTTACACTTCTTCGCGCTGATACTCTGGCTGGCGGCCGGTCTGGCCTTCTTCGCCGAGTCCCAACAACCCGGCGAAGGCATGGCGACGCTGGGTTACGCAATATTGGGCGTGATCGCGATCAACGGCTGCTTCTCGTTTTGGCAGCGCGTCCAGGCCGAGCAGGCCATTGCCGCGCTACGCAAATTATTGCCGAACCAGGTCAAAGTAGTGCGCGACGGCGCGCTGTGCCGAATTCTCGCGGACGAACTGGTGCCCGGCGACGTGCTGGTCTTGCAGGAGGGCGACAACGTCCCGGCCGATTGCCGACTGCTGGAGGCTTTCAACCTGCGGGTGAATAACTCGACCATCACCGGCGAATCCCTACCCAAGGGCCGCGACGCTCTACCGTCGGCGGCCGAAGACCTGGCGCAAAGTCGTAACATTCTGCTGGCCGGCACCTCGGTGGTCGCCGGCGAGGCCAAGGCCGTGGTGTTCGCCACCGGCATGCACACCGAATTCGGCAAAATCGCCCACACGCTGAAAACCACGATCAAGGGCCAATCGCCGTTGCAACGCCAGATCGCTCGGCTGAGCCGCTTCGTCGCGCTACTGGCGCTGTTGCTGGGCGCGGCATTTTTTCTGATCGGCCAGGCCATCGGCCTGAGTTTCTGGGAAAATTTCATGTTCGCGATCGGCATCATCGTCGCCAACGTACCGGAAGGCCTACTGCCGACCGTGACACTGGCCTTGGCAATGGCCACCCAGCGCATGGCCAAGCGCAACGCCTTGATCCGCAATTTGCCGTCGGTGGAAACCCTGGGCTCGACCACGGTCATCTGCACCGATAAAACCGGCACGCTGACCCAGAACCGAATGGCGGTCAAACAACTATTTCTGGACAATCGCCACTGTCGACCGGACGAATTGGGCCGCGACAGCCTGCGACACCATGCCGAGTTCCTGGCCTGCGCGGCCCTATGTCACGATCTGAAACGCGTCGAAGGCCAGCACTTGCTCGGCGACCCGATGGAAGTGGCGCTGGTCAATTTGGCTCACGACCAAGGCATGCGCGTGGCCTATCCCAAAATCGGCGAAGTGCCGTTCGACACCGACCGCAAGCGCATGTCCACGCTGCATGATACCCCGGCCGGCAAGCGGCTGTATTGCAAGGGCGCGCTGGAAATGGTGCTACCGCTGTGCTCGCAAATCGCCGTCGCCGATCAGATTCTGCCGCTGGACGACGCCGGCCGCCGCACACTCCAGGACGCCTTGCAGACCATGGCCGATCAAGGCTTGCGGGTACTGGCCCTAGCCCACCGCCCACTGACCGACAGCGCTGGCGCCGACCCTGAAGCGGCGATGATCTTCAGCGGCCTGGTCGGCCTGGAAGATCCGCCGCGCCCGGAAGTCGCCGACGCCATAACCCAATGCCGGATCGCCGGGATCAAAGTCATCATGGTCACCGGCGACCATCCGCACACGGCGGTCGCGATCGCCCGCCAAATCGGTCTGGTGCAATCCGACCATCCCAAGGTCATCACCGGCGACCGGCTGAAAAAACTCACGCCCAGCCAATTGCAATTGGCCTTGGATGCGCCGGAAATTGTGTTCGCCAGGGTAGGCGCCGATCAGAAAATGCACATCGTCGAAGCGTTGCAGCGGAAGCGGCAAGTGGTCGCGGTGACCGGTGACGGCGTCAACGACGCGCCGGCCTTGAAGAAGGCCGACATCGGCATCGCGATGGGCCTGGCGGGCACCGACGTCGCCAAGGAGGCCGCCGACATGATTTTGCTGGACGACAATTTCGCCAGCATCGTCGCCGCGATCGAAGAAGGCCGCGCGGTGTTCGACAACATTCGCAAATTCTTGACCTACATCCTCACCTCCAACGTCCCGGAAGTGATTCCCTACCTGGCCTTCGTGCTGTTCAAGATTCCGCTGCCGTTGACCATCCTGCAAATTCTGGCGGTCGATCTGGGCACCGACATGCTGCCGGCCTTGGGGCTGGGCGTCGAGAAACCCGATGCGGCGGCAATGCGCAAGCCTCCGCGCTCGAGCCAGGAGTCATTGATCGACTGGCGCCTGCTGGCCCGAGCTTACGGATTTCTCGGCTTGCTGGAAGCCGCGGCGGCAATGGCGGCGTTTTTCTTCGTGCTGAACGCTGCCGGCTGGGACTACGGTGCCAGCCTGCCGCGCCACGATCCGCTGTACCTGCGGGCCACGACCGCCTGCCTGACCGCGATCATTGTGATGCAAATCGCCAACGTGTTTCTGTGCAAGCAACGCCAGCGCGGCCTGCTGGCCACGCCCCTGCTGGACAACCGGCTAATACTGGCCGGCGTCGGCGCGGAGATTGCGCTGATCCTCGCCATCGTCTACACGCCGTGGGGCAATCTGTTGTTCGGCACCGCGCCGCTCGGCCACGAAGTCTGGCTGTTCACGCTGCCGTTCGCGCTGGGCCTGCTAATCTGCGAAGAATTGCGTAAATGGCTGGTGCGCCGCTTCGCGCCGTTTCCGCGTCACGTTAAATCGCCTGTGCTCCGCCGAAGCCGGCGGTGTTAA
- a CDS encoding M90 family metallopeptidase, whose translation MRNRFKRAYRRYRLRGHAIPFQTWTQATAELPLLQGLTPIELARLRVMSSLFLREKNLVGVDIDLNTNMRIVIATQCCLPVLYLGLALLSGWLDVVVYPDAFVVAHEDVDDAGVVHQEQRILTGEAWSAGPLILSWQEILEDIEYPESGQNVIVHEIAHKLDMRNGVGNGMPPLHADMSVSEWTTALSAAFRQLRQYPELPISSWIDPYAATDPAECFAVFSEAFFCTPAILLEHCPAVFRQLNLYYRQQPHRRRDRQLNIDHR comes from the coding sequence ATGAGAAACCGATTCAAACGCGCCTATCGACGTTATCGGCTACGCGGCCACGCCATTCCCTTCCAAACCTGGACCCAAGCCACCGCTGAGTTACCTTTACTGCAAGGACTGACGCCAATCGAACTGGCCCGCTTACGGGTGATGAGCTCGTTGTTTCTCCGCGAAAAAAACCTGGTCGGCGTGGATATTGACCTAAATACCAACATGCGCATCGTCATCGCGACACAGTGCTGCCTGCCGGTTTTGTATTTGGGCTTGGCGCTGCTGTCCGGCTGGCTGGATGTCGTGGTTTATCCCGACGCCTTCGTCGTGGCGCATGAAGACGTCGACGACGCCGGCGTCGTACATCAAGAACAGCGAATTCTGACCGGGGAAGCTTGGTCGGCGGGACCGCTGATATTGTCCTGGCAAGAAATCCTGGAAGACATCGAATATCCGGAATCCGGACAAAACGTAATCGTTCACGAGATCGCCCACAAGCTGGATATGCGCAATGGGGTCGGCAACGGTATGCCGCCGCTGCACGCCGATATGTCGGTGAGCGAGTGGACGACCGCGTTATCCGCTGCCTTCCGCCAATTGCGCCAGTATCCCGAGTTGCCGATTTCGAGCTGGATCGATCCTTACGCGGCCACCGATCCAGCCGAATGCTTCGCGGTGTTTAGTGAAGCGTTCTTCTGCACGCCTGCGATTCTGTTGGAACATTGTCCGGCGGTGTTCCGACAACTGAACCTCTATTACCGCCAACAGCCGCATCGGCGTCGCGATCGACAACTAAACATCGACCATCGTTAA